A single Tenacibaculum sp. Bg11-29 DNA region contains:
- the hisD gene encoding histidinol dehydrogenase: MKAIELNKNNWKSLLQRPTKTVEDIEETVNKIFKEVKVSGNVAINKYTSLFDGVNLETIEVTSDEVVNASKFVSEELKVAIEQAKNNIEVFHTAQKTARVAVETTSGVLCWQEKRGIEKVGLYIPGGTAPLFSTVLMLAVPAKIAGCKEVVLCSPPDKNGEINPAILYTAGICGVTKIYKVGGIQAIAGLTFGTETIPKVSKIFGPGNQYVTVAKQLATKYGVAIDMPAGPSELLVIADDSANPTFVASDLLSQAEHGADSQVVLVSDSKELIDNVSSEIQKQVLDLPRKEIIEEALKNTKAILIRDEGEAINFVNDYAPEHLIIATENDDFFIDKIINAGSVFIGNYTPESAGDYASGTNHTLPTNGFAKAYSGVNLDSFTKSITFQKISKEGIQNIGKTIELMATAEGLEAHKNAVTLRLKEINNV, from the coding sequence ATGAAAGCGATAGAATTAAATAAAAATAATTGGAAGTCATTATTACAGCGACCAACAAAGACGGTAGAAGATATAGAAGAAACTGTTAATAAAATATTCAAAGAAGTTAAAGTTAGTGGGAATGTTGCTATAAATAAATACACTTCTCTTTTTGATGGTGTTAATTTAGAAACGATAGAAGTTACTTCTGATGAAGTTGTAAATGCAAGTAAGTTCGTATCAGAAGAATTAAAAGTAGCGATTGAACAAGCAAAAAATAATATTGAAGTATTTCACACAGCTCAAAAAACGGCAAGAGTAGCAGTCGAAACAACAAGTGGCGTATTGTGCTGGCAAGAAAAAAGAGGAATTGAAAAGGTAGGATTATATATTCCTGGAGGAACAGCTCCTTTATTCTCTACCGTTTTAATGTTGGCAGTTCCTGCAAAAATAGCAGGATGTAAAGAAGTTGTTCTATGCTCTCCACCAGATAAAAACGGAGAAATAAATCCAGCTATTTTATATACAGCAGGTATTTGCGGAGTAACTAAAATCTATAAAGTTGGCGGAATACAAGCGATAGCAGGTTTAACATTTGGTACAGAAACAATACCCAAAGTGTCTAAAATATTCGGACCAGGGAATCAATATGTAACTGTAGCAAAACAATTAGCAACTAAATACGGAGTTGCTATTGATATGCCTGCCGGACCAAGCGAATTATTGGTTATTGCTGATGATTCAGCGAATCCAACATTTGTAGCTTCAGATTTACTAAGTCAAGCAGAACACGGAGCAGATAGTCAAGTAGTTTTAGTATCTGATTCTAAAGAATTAATTGATAACGTTTCTAGTGAGATACAAAAACAGGTCTTAGACCTGCCAAGAAAAGAAATTATTGAAGAAGCTTTAAAAAACACAAAAGCTATTTTAATTAGAGATGAAGGGGAAGCAATTAATTTTGTGAACGATTATGCGCCAGAACACTTAATAATAGCAACAGAAAATGATGATTTTTTTATTGATAAAATAATAAACGCGGGCTCGGTATTTATAGGTAATTACACACCTGAAAGTGCAGGAGATTATGCTTCGGGAACAAACCACACATTACCAACAAACGGATTTGCAAAAGCCTATTCAGGTGTAAATTTAGATAGTTTTACGAAGAGTATTACGTTTCAAAAAATATCTAAAGAAGGTATTCAAAATATAGGTAAAACAATTGAGTTAATGGCGACAGCAGAAGGTTTAGAAGCTCACAAAAATGCAGTTACACTAAGATTAAAAGAAATTAATAATGTTTAA
- the hisC gene encoding histidinol-phosphate transaminase, whose product MFNLNKIVRPNIQKLQAYSSARDEFKGTAEVYLDANENPFGLLNRYPDPKQTKIKERLTEIKGIAKNQVFIGNGSDEIIDLAFRIFCEPGKDKALTFSPTYGMYDVSANINDVELIKQPLVNDFQISLNQLEPYLDMDDVKIIFICSPNNPTGNCFEDESIEYILDNYNGIVIIDEAYIDFSSRESFIKKIAKYPNLIVSQTFSKAWGLAGVRVGAAYANSAIINLYNKVKPPYNVSTLNQEAVLIALNNLAEFEINKNSIINEKEKLISELGNIELVKKIYPSGANFILIEVTEADLIYNQLVAEKIIIRNRNTLVNNCLRITVGSSKENAQLIKALKSISS is encoded by the coding sequence ATGTTTAATTTAAATAAAATAGTTCGTCCAAATATTCAAAAACTTCAAGCATATTCATCAGCAAGAGATGAGTTTAAAGGAACTGCTGAAGTATATTTAGATGCAAATGAAAATCCTTTTGGGTTATTAAATAGGTATCCCGATCCTAAGCAAACAAAAATTAAAGAGCGATTAACTGAGATAAAAGGCATTGCTAAAAATCAAGTTTTTATAGGAAACGGAAGTGACGAGATAATTGATTTAGCATTCAGAATTTTCTGTGAGCCTGGAAAAGATAAAGCGTTAACTTTTTCTCCTACTTATGGTATGTATGATGTATCAGCAAATATTAACGATGTTGAATTAATTAAGCAACCTTTGGTAAACGATTTTCAAATAAGTTTAAACCAATTAGAACCATATTTAGATATGGACGATGTAAAAATTATTTTCATTTGCTCTCCTAATAATCCTACAGGTAATTGTTTTGAAGATGAAAGCATCGAATATATTTTAGATAATTATAATGGAATCGTAATTATAGATGAAGCATATATAGATTTTAGCTCAAGAGAATCTTTTATAAAAAAGATAGCTAAATATCCAAATTTAATTGTGAGCCAAACTTTTAGTAAGGCTTGGGGATTAGCGGGTGTTAGAGTGGGAGCAGCATATGCTAATTCAGCTATAATTAATTTGTATAATAAAGTAAAACCACCATACAACGTAAGTACTTTAAATCAAGAAGCTGTATTAATAGCATTAAATAATTTAGCTGAATTTGAGATAAATAAAAACAGTATTATCAACGAAAAAGAAAAGTTGATCAGTGAGTTGGGAAATATTGAATTGGTCAAAAAAATATACCCATCAGGAGCTAATTTTATTTTAATAGAAGTAACAGAAGCAGATTTAATATATAACCAATTAGTTGCTGAAAAAATTATAATTCGTAATAGAAATACGCTGGTAAATAATTGTTTACGAATTACTGTTGGTAGTTCAAAAGAAAACGCACAACTAATTAAAGCATTAAAATCAATATCAAGTTAA
- the hisB gene encoding bifunctional histidinol-phosphatase/imidazoleglycerol-phosphate dehydratase HisB, which yields MKKVLFIDRDGTLIKEPADEQTDSFEKLEFYPKVFQGLSKIASELDFELVLVTNQDGLGTKVYPETTFWPVHNFVMKTLKEEGIIFSEEIIDRTFAKDNQPTRKPNTGLLTKFFSEEYDLANSFVIGDRLTDVELAKNLGSKGIYINDETFLGTDEITVKRSELDEFIALESSDWNAIYEFLKLEERTSGIVRNTNETKIDIQLNLDGTGKSTINTGIAFFDHMLDQIARHGQMDLNIQVKGDLEVDEHHTIEDTAIALGEVFNKALGNKLGIERYGFCLPMDDCLAQVAIDFGGRNWLVWEADFKREMVGKMPTEMFFHFFKSFTDGARCNLNIKAEGANEHHKIEAIFKAFAKAIKVAVKRDSSKMILPSTKGTL from the coding sequence ATGAAAAAAGTATTATTTATAGATAGAGATGGAACCTTAATTAAAGAACCAGCAGATGAGCAAACAGATTCATTTGAAAAATTAGAATTTTATCCGAAGGTATTTCAAGGGTTAAGTAAGATAGCAAGCGAGTTAGATTTTGAATTGGTATTGGTAACAAATCAAGATGGTTTAGGAACAAAAGTATACCCTGAAACAACTTTTTGGCCAGTTCACAATTTTGTAATGAAAACTTTAAAAGAAGAAGGAATTATTTTTTCAGAAGAAATTATTGATAGAACTTTTGCAAAAGACAATCAACCTACTAGAAAACCAAATACAGGTTTGCTAACGAAGTTTTTTTCTGAGGAATATGATTTAGCGAATTCATTTGTAATAGGAGATCGTTTAACAGATGTTGAACTAGCTAAAAATTTAGGTTCTAAAGGAATTTATATTAATGATGAAACCTTTTTAGGAACAGACGAAATAACTGTAAAAAGAAGTGAATTAGATGAATTTATCGCTTTAGAAAGTAGTGACTGGAATGCTATTTACGAGTTTTTAAAATTAGAAGAAAGAACTTCAGGAATTGTTAGAAATACTAATGAAACTAAAATTGATATTCAATTAAATCTAGATGGTACAGGTAAAAGTACTATTAATACAGGAATCGCTTTTTTTGACCACATGTTAGATCAAATTGCGCGTCACGGACAGATGGATTTAAACATACAAGTTAAAGGAGATTTAGAGGTTGACGAACACCACACAATTGAAGATACAGCGATTGCTTTAGGGGAAGTTTTTAATAAAGCGTTAGGTAATAAATTAGGTATTGAACGATACGGATTTTGCTTGCCAATGGATGATTGTTTGGCACAAGTAGCTATCGATTTCGGAGGTAGAAATTGGCTAGTTTGGGAAGCTGATTTTAAAAGAGAAATGGTCGGTAAAATGCCAACTGAAATGTTTTTTCACTTTTTTAAATCGTTTACTGATGGAGCTAGGTGTAATTTAAACATTAAGGCAGAAGGTGCAAATGAGCACCATAAAATAGAAGCGATTTTTAAAGCATTTGCAAAAGCAATAAAAGTAGCAGTAAAAAGAGATAGTAGTAAAATGATTTTACCATCAACTAAAGGAACTTTATAA
- the hisH gene encoding imidazole glycerol phosphate synthase subunit HisH produces MIAIIKYNAGNIRSVQNAITRLGYESIITDDPLEIQQAEKVIFPGVGEASSAMAYLKERKLDELLVSLKQPVLGICLGLQLMCNSSEEGNTTCLGIFDTQTKQFPPLKKVPHMGWNNFKEIKASKITENLTISDDVYYVHGYYADICKNTIASCNYIQPFSSIMQKNNFYAMQFHPEKSASIGEKLLKNFLEL; encoded by the coding sequence ATGATTGCAATTATAAAATACAATGCTGGTAATATACGGTCGGTTCAAAATGCCATTACTCGTTTAGGATATGAGAGTATAATTACAGATGATCCTCTTGAAATACAGCAAGCAGAAAAAGTGATTTTTCCTGGTGTTGGTGAAGCTAGTTCGGCAATGGCATATTTAAAAGAACGAAAACTAGACGAACTTTTAGTATCTTTAAAACAACCTGTTTTAGGAATTTGTTTAGGGTTACAGCTTATGTGTAACTCTTCAGAAGAAGGAAATACAACATGTCTAGGAATTTTTGATACGCAAACAAAACAGTTTCCACCATTAAAAAAAGTGCCACACATGGGGTGGAATAATTTTAAGGAAATAAAAGCATCAAAAATAACAGAAAATTTAACCATCTCTGATGATGTATATTATGTACATGGTTATTATGCTGATATCTGTAAAAACACCATTGCAAGCTGTAATTACATTCAGCCATTTAGTTCAATTATGCAAAAAAATAATTTTTATGCAATGCAGTTTCACCCAGAAAAATCGGCAAGCATAGGAGAAAAATTATTAAAAAACTTTTTAGAGTTATAA
- the hisA gene encoding 1-(5-phosphoribosyl)-5-[(5-phosphoribosylamino)methylideneamino]imidazole-4-carboxamide isomerase produces MRIIPAIDIIEGKCVRLTKGDYATKKIYNENPVEVAKEFEDNGIEYLHLVDLDGAKSQHIVNYKILEQIAAKTNLKIDFGGGLKSDEDLRIAFDNGANQITGGSIAVKNSEVFTGWFAKYGADKIILGADCINRKIATHGWLETSEVDVIDFIKQYEKIGLKSTICTDVAKDGMLQGASVDLYQEILNKSAINLIASGGVSKIEDLLRLKEIGCEGAILGKAIYENRISLKQLKNFIIN; encoded by the coding sequence ATGAGAATTATACCCGCTATAGATATTATTGAAGGAAAATGTGTACGCTTAACAAAAGGTGATTATGCAACCAAAAAAATATATAATGAGAACCCTGTAGAAGTAGCTAAAGAGTTTGAAGACAACGGAATTGAATATTTACACTTAGTAGATTTAGATGGTGCAAAATCGCAACATATTGTAAACTATAAAATCTTAGAACAGATCGCTGCTAAAACCAATTTAAAAATTGATTTTGGAGGCGGATTAAAATCTGACGAAGATTTACGTATTGCTTTTGATAACGGAGCAAATCAAATAACAGGAGGAAGTATTGCTGTTAAAAATTCTGAGGTATTTACAGGATGGTTTGCTAAGTACGGAGCTGATAAAATTATTTTAGGAGCTGATTGTATTAATAGAAAAATAGCGACCCACGGATGGTTAGAAACATCAGAAGTAGATGTTATTGATTTTATTAAGCAATATGAAAAAATAGGTTTAAAAAGCACTATTTGTACAGATGTAGCTAAAGACGGAATGTTACAAGGTGCCTCAGTTGATTTATACCAAGAAATTTTAAATAAAAGCGCTATAAATTTAATAGCAAGTGGAGGTGTTTCTAAAATAGAAGACTTACTTCGATTGAAAGAAATAGGTTGTGAAGGTGCTATTTTAGGAAAAGCTATTTATGAAAATAGAATTTCATTAAAACAACTAAAAAATTTTATAATAAACTAA
- the hisF gene encoding imidazole glycerol phosphate synthase subunit HisF, whose translation MLKKRIIPCLDIKNGRTVKGVNFIDIKDAGDPIELAKQYVKDGADELVFLDITATLENRKTLVDLVEKIAQEINIPFTVGGGISSVDDALALIKAGADKVSVNSSAVKNPQLITDLKNRFGSQFVVVAIDTKNVNNEWKVFTKGGTNETTLETVAWAKEVEKLGAGEILLTSMNNDGTKAGFAIDITNNVSKAINIPVIASGGAGKEEHFKEVFTKTEASAGLAASIFHFAEIPVPKLKEYLKEQNIPVR comes from the coding sequence ATGTTAAAAAAAAGAATAATACCTTGTTTAGATATTAAAAACGGAAGAACTGTAAAAGGTGTCAATTTTATTGATATTAAAGATGCAGGAGACCCTATTGAGTTAGCAAAGCAGTATGTAAAAGACGGCGCTGATGAGTTGGTTTTTTTAGATATTACTGCAACATTAGAAAATAGAAAAACACTTGTTGACTTGGTTGAAAAAATAGCGCAAGAGATAAACATCCCTTTTACCGTTGGTGGAGGTATAAGTTCTGTTGATGATGCGTTGGCTTTAATTAAAGCAGGGGCAGATAAGGTTAGTGTTAATTCATCTGCAGTTAAAAATCCGCAACTAATAACCGATTTAAAAAATCGTTTCGGAAGTCAGTTTGTAGTAGTTGCTATCGATACTAAAAATGTAAATAATGAATGGAAAGTGTTTACAAAAGGAGGTACAAATGAAACTACTTTAGAAACGGTAGCTTGGGCTAAAGAAGTTGAAAAACTAGGAGCAGGTGAAATTTTACTAACATCAATGAATAATGACGGTACCAAAGCAGGTTTTGCAATTGATATTACAAACAATGTTAGTAAAGCGATAAATATTCCTGTAATAGCATCAGGCGGAGCAGGGAAGGAAGAGCATTTTAAAGAGGTGTTTACAAAAACAGAAGCAAGTGCAGGTTTGGCAGCAAGTATTTTTCACTTTGCAGAAATACCAGTACCAAAATTAAAAGAATACTTAAAAGAACAAAACATACCAGTACGATGA
- the hisIE gene encoding bifunctional phosphoribosyl-AMP cyclohydrolase/phosphoribosyl-ATP diphosphatase HisIE, with the protein MNIDFTKGNGLVPVIIQNNTTLQVLMLGYMNEAAFLKTKEEKKVTFFSRSKNRLWTKGEESGNFLEVKDIQIDCDNDTILIKALPAGPTCHKGTTSCFADETPKGFLYELERIVSDRIDTNDEKSYTNKLYKRGINKVAQKVGEEAVELVIEAKDNDADLFKNEAADLFYHIIILLKAKGFTLAEIEAVLRERN; encoded by the coding sequence ATGAATATAGATTTTACAAAAGGAAACGGATTAGTACCTGTAATAATTCAAAATAATACCACATTACAAGTTTTAATGCTGGGGTATATGAATGAAGCAGCTTTCTTAAAAACAAAAGAGGAAAAAAAAGTAACTTTTTTTAGTAGAAGTAAAAATAGGTTATGGACAAAAGGAGAAGAATCTGGTAATTTTTTAGAAGTAAAAGATATTCAAATCGATTGTGATAACGATACTATTTTAATAAAAGCGTTACCAGCAGGACCAACTTGTCATAAAGGAACTACTTCTTGTTTTGCAGATGAAACTCCAAAAGGATTTTTATATGAATTAGAACGAATTGTTAGCGATCGTATAGATACTAACGATGAAAAATCATATACAAACAAATTGTATAAAAGAGGTATTAATAAAGTAGCACAAAAAGTAGGGGAAGAAGCCGTAGAGTTAGTTATTGAAGCAAAAGATAATGATGCTGATTTATTTAAAAATGAAGCTGCCGATTTGTTCTATCATATTATAATTCTTTTAAAAGCAAAAGGGTTTACGTTAGCTGAAATAGAAGCAGTTTTGAGAGAGAGGAATTAG
- a CDS encoding lipoprotein — MKKTFIFFIITAILTSCSVLGTRTIYKSNSGIEKATRIGFSQLAHEDVIEQIAKGSSLVYRNIMSSELSSRNMLSNVILIKDFNRLESVNPNIIEKICRENMLEGIIITQLRFLNIKYSNLFIQPGKSFDTEVEMQYYNSNGKLLLHTKHNTKKGNAYFDFPKVERTVKDGIVGALTRITEELDK; from the coding sequence ATGAAAAAAACATTTATTTTCTTTATTATCACAGCTATACTAACAAGCTGCAGTGTATTAGGCACAAGAACAATTTACAAATCAAATTCAGGAATTGAAAAAGCAACTAGAATTGGATTTAGTCAATTAGCTCATGAGGATGTAATTGAACAAATAGCTAAGGGAAGTTCACTTGTTTATAGAAACATAATGTCAAGTGAATTAAGTAGTCGCAACATGCTTTCTAATGTAATATTAATCAAGGATTTTAATAGACTTGAATCTGTTAATCCAAATATTATTGAAAAAATTTGCCGTGAAAATATGCTAGAAGGAATAATAATTACTCAGCTAAGATTTTTAAATATAAAATATAGTAATCTATTTATTCAACCAGGAAAAAGTTTCGATACAGAGGTAGAAATGCAATACTATAACTCTAATGGAAAATTATTATTACATACAAAACATAATACAAAAAAAGGAAATGCATATTTTGACTTTCCTAAAGTTGAGAGAACGGTAAAAGACGGAATAGTTGGTGCCTTGACAAGAATCACGGAAGAATTAGACAAATAA
- a CDS encoding SAM-dependent methyltransferase produces the protein MNEFQQLRDTLSKSVLDTNFVKMTLSKPIKKSDGLPNIYIRLVAIKGTEMFQFTYHYTTNDKVKNYTITDALSELEILLMDNFRAATLFTLSKDLLIFISKKKKVSYRENAASFKNKLPVTHDKPKERLAEAGSYLHHLGITDKEGKVIHKMADKYRQINKYLEIIEGLLKSTKLPKHINIVDMGSGKGYLTFALYDYLVNQKKYSATVTGIELREELVNYCNDIAEKSNFEKLSFVAQPIQEYDNNKIDILIALHACDTATDDAIYKGLSAKSELIICAPCCHKQIRQQVKGKEQESPLLKYGIFKERQFEMVTDTIRALILEKNNYNTKVFEFISNEHTRKNVMLVGSKSSKKNDISKIDDRISSLKDAYLIENHYLETLL, from the coding sequence ATGAATGAATTCCAGCAATTAAGAGATACACTAAGTAAAAGTGTTTTAGATACCAATTTTGTAAAAATGACTTTAAGTAAGCCTATCAAAAAGAGCGATGGTTTACCAAATATATATATTCGTTTAGTAGCAATAAAAGGAACAGAAATGTTTCAGTTTACGTACCATTATACAACAAATGATAAGGTTAAAAATTACACAATAACAGATGCCTTATCTGAATTAGAAATCTTATTGATGGACAATTTTAGAGCTGCAACCTTGTTTACTTTATCTAAAGATTTGTTGATTTTTATTTCAAAAAAGAAAAAAGTTTCTTACCGTGAAAATGCTGCAAGTTTTAAAAATAAATTACCTGTAACACACGATAAACCAAAAGAGCGTTTAGCCGAAGCGGGAAGTTATTTACATCATTTAGGAATTACCGATAAAGAAGGAAAGGTTATTCATAAAATGGCAGATAAGTACCGTCAAATTAATAAGTATTTAGAGATTATTGAAGGCTTATTAAAATCGACAAAATTGCCAAAACATATTAATATTGTTGATATGGGCTCAGGTAAAGGGTATTTAACATTTGCTTTATATGATTATTTAGTAAATCAAAAAAAATACAGTGCTACTGTTACTGGTATTGAGTTACGTGAAGAATTGGTAAATTACTGTAATGACATCGCAGAGAAATCGAACTTTGAAAAACTGTCATTTGTTGCTCAACCAATTCAAGAATATGATAATAATAAAATAGACATTCTAATTGCATTACATGCTTGTGATACAGCAACCGATGATGCAATTTATAAAGGTTTATCAGCAAAATCTGAATTAATAATTTGTGCACCGTGTTGTCATAAACAAATTCGTCAGCAAGTAAAAGGGAAAGAGCAGGAAAGTCCACTTTTAAAATACGGAATTTTTAAAGAACGTCAGTTTGAAATGGTAACAGATACCATTAGAGCTTTAATTTTAGAAAAGAACAATTACAATACGAAAGTATTTGAATTTATAAGCAACGAACATACACGTAAAAATGTAATGTTGGTGGGAAGTAAGTCTTCAAAAAAGAATGATATTTCTAAAATTGATGATAGAATATCAAGCTTAAAAGATGCATATTTAATTGAGAATCATTATTTAGAAACGCTTTTATAG
- a CDS encoding Crp/Fnr family transcriptional regulator — protein sequence MENELSIVFKGLEISNEEINSIQAGFTKVTFKKGAIVLRNNEDVKYQYYVLSGCLRAFFIDKKGKEHTVQFAVNDWWISDYIGYFSETKSVLTIECIEEAVLLRVSKKSIEDTYNQIPKIERFFRKKMERSFVSFQKRILANLSQSAKERYQNFIKTYPNIEQHVKNYHIASFLGITTESLSRIRKEIAK from the coding sequence ATGGAAAATGAATTATCAATAGTTTTTAAAGGTTTAGAAATTTCTAACGAAGAAATAAACAGTATTCAAGCAGGTTTTACGAAGGTTACTTTTAAGAAAGGAGCTATTGTTTTAAGAAACAATGAAGATGTAAAATATCAATACTATGTTTTAAGTGGTTGTTTACGCGCATTTTTTATTGATAAAAAAGGGAAAGAACATACAGTACAGTTTGCTGTTAATGATTGGTGGATTAGTGACTATATAGGCTACTTTTCTGAGACAAAATCGGTGTTAACGATTGAATGTATAGAAGAGGCTGTTTTACTAAGAGTATCAAAGAAAAGTATAGAAGATACTTACAATCAAATACCTAAAATAGAACGTTTTTTTAGAAAGAAGATGGAACGCTCTTTTGTAAGTTTTCAAAAGAGAATTTTAGCTAACTTATCTCAATCGGCTAAAGAACGATATCAGAATTTTATAAAAACATATCCTAATATAGAACAGCATGTAAAAAATTATCATATTGCTTCTTTCTTAGGAATTACAACCGAAAGTTTAAGTAGAATACGAAAAGAAATAGCAAAATAA
- a CDS encoding NAD(P)H-binding protein, translated as MKTAIVLGATGLTGGLLLDKLVKDDNYKIIKVFTRRTTGNKSPKVKEFIIDLLLLDQFTTDFIADEVFCCIGTTAKKTKDKTVYKSIDYGIPVTAAKLAKANGIEVFTVVSAMGANLKSSVFYNKTKGEMEASVLEQKIKHTYILRPSLIKGNRQESRLGEDIGNFIANFMNLFLIGSLRKYRSIKGETIATALKNIVVLKPAETIIFSNKIKEISKL; from the coding sequence ATGAAAACGGCAATTGTATTAGGAGCAACAGGTTTAACAGGAGGTTTGTTGTTAGATAAGTTGGTAAAAGACGATAATTATAAAATTATTAAAGTTTTTACGAGACGAACAACTGGTAATAAATCGCCAAAGGTTAAAGAATTTATAATTGATTTGCTTCTTTTAGATCAGTTTACAACCGATTTTATTGCAGATGAAGTGTTTTGTTGTATTGGTACAACGGCGAAAAAAACGAAAGATAAGACTGTTTATAAATCGATAGATTATGGTATTCCGGTTACTGCTGCAAAATTAGCAAAAGCGAATGGAATAGAAGTTTTTACTGTTGTTTCGGCTATGGGAGCAAATTTAAAAAGCAGCGTATTTTATAATAAAACCAAAGGAGAAATGGAAGCTTCAGTTTTAGAACAAAAAATAAAACACACCTATATTCTTCGTCCATCTTTAATAAAAGGAAATCGACAAGAAAGTAGGTTAGGAGAAGATATCGGTAATTTTATAGCCAATTTTATGAACCTTTTTTTAATTGGTAGTTTAAGAAAATATAGAAGTATAAAAGGGGAAACAATAGCTACTGCTTTGAAAAATATTGTGGTGTTAAAACCAGCAGAAACTATAATTTTTTCTAATAAAATCAAAGAAATTTCGAAGTTGTAA
- a CDS encoding type 1 glutamine amidotransferase domain-containing protein, whose translation MKKIITAIFAITLLASCGNKKEVKKVSDTIEKATKTKKVLFVLTSHENLGDTGHKTGFWIEEFATPYYTLKDKGVEITLASPKGGQPPIDPNSAAETAATESTKRFDNDKETQAILAKTLKLADINEADYDAVFYPGGHGPLWDLSEDKNSITLIESFYKNNKPVAAVCHAPAIFKNTKGTDGKPLVNGKKVTGFTNSEEAAVKLTDVVPFLVEDMLKANGGVYTKGLDWQPHAVEDGNLITGQNPASSELVAEKLFAKL comes from the coding sequence ATGAAAAAAATTATAACAGCAATTTTTGCAATTACTTTACTTGCATCTTGCGGAAATAAAAAAGAAGTTAAAAAAGTTAGCGATACTATAGAAAAAGCTACCAAAACTAAAAAAGTATTATTCGTTTTAACATCTCATGAAAATTTAGGAGATACAGGACATAAAACAGGTTTTTGGATTGAAGAATTTGCAACACCATATTATACTTTAAAAGACAAAGGTGTAGAAATTACATTGGCATCTCCAAAAGGAGGACAGCCACCAATTGACCCAAACAGTGCCGCTGAAACTGCAGCTACTGAATCGACAAAACGTTTTGATAATGATAAAGAAACACAAGCTATTTTAGCAAAAACATTAAAATTAGCAGATATAAACGAAGCAGATTACGATGCTGTTTTTTATCCAGGAGGTCACGGTCCTTTATGGGATTTATCTGAAGACAAGAATTCTATTACTTTGATTGAATCTTTTTACAAGAATAATAAGCCAGTAGCAGCAGTTTGTCATGCCCCAGCAATATTTAAAAACACAAAAGGAACTGATGGGAAACCGTTAGTAAATGGTAAAAAAGTAACAGGATTTACAAATTCTGAAGAAGCTGCAGTTAAATTAACAGACGTAGTTCCTTTTTTAGTGGAAGATATGTTAAAGGCTAACGGAGGTGTTTACACTAAAGGATTAGATTGGCAACCTCACGCGGTTGAAGACGGTAATTTAATTACTGGTCAAAACCCTGCTTCATCTGAATTAGTAGCAGAAAAGTTATTTGCTAAATTGTAG